Proteins encoded within one genomic window of Isachenkonia alkalipeptolytica:
- the tsaD gene encoding tRNA (adenosine(37)-N6)-threonylcarbamoyltransferase complex transferase subunit TsaD — MENNKIITLAIETSCDETSVAVLENGRRVLSNIISSQIDIHRRFGGVVPEVASRKHIESISYVVKEALEEAGKTFRDIDHVGVTYGPGLVGALLVGISYAKGLAFARGIPLNGVNHIEGHIYGNFIEDRELEPPFISLIVSGGHSHLVYVKDYGVYEVLGKTRDDAAGEAFDKIARALDLGYPGGPEIDRLAEKGNPQALDFPKSYLEDGSHDFSFSGLKSAALNYINQQKMKKQPIPLEDMAASYQQAIIEVLVEKSIRCAKEKNMDKIVLAGGVAANKGLRALLKKRGEEEGIKVQYPSLTLCTDNAAMIGSVAYYQYISGERSPMSLNGVPNLKIKE; from the coding sequence ATGGAAAATAACAAGATTATTACCTTAGCCATTGAAACCAGCTGTGATGAAACCTCGGTGGCGGTGCTGGAAAACGGACGTCGGGTTTTGTCCAATATCATCTCCTCCCAAATTGATATTCATCGACGCTTTGGGGGGGTGGTGCCCGAGGTGGCTTCAAGAAAGCACATTGAAAGCATCAGTTATGTGGTAAAGGAGGCCCTGGAAGAAGCGGGAAAAACCTTTCGGGACATCGATCATGTGGGAGTGACCTACGGACCGGGATTGGTAGGGGCCCTGCTGGTGGGAATCAGTTACGCCAAAGGTCTGGCCTTCGCCCGGGGAATTCCCCTAAACGGCGTGAATCATATTGAAGGACATATCTACGGAAACTTTATTGAGGATCGGGAACTGGAGCCCCCTTTTATCTCCCTGATTGTATCGGGAGGGCACAGCCATCTGGTCTATGTTAAGGATTACGGGGTATACGAAGTGCTGGGTAAAACCCGGGATGATGCGGCGGGAGAGGCCTTTGACAAGATTGCCCGAGCCTTGGATCTCGGTTATCCCGGAGGACCGGAAATCGACCGGCTGGCAGAGAAGGGCAACCCTCAAGCCTTGGATTTTCCCAAGTCCTATCTGGAGGACGGAAGCCATGACTTTAGCTTTAGCGGACTGAAATCCGCGGCCCTGAATTATATCAATCAACAGAAAATGAAAAAGCAGCCCATTCCCTTAGAAGATATGGCCGCCAGTTATCAACAGGCGATTATTGAAGTCTTAGTGGAAAAATCCATTCGCTGCGCCAAAGAGAAAAACATGGATAAAATTGTGCTGGCGGGGGGAGTAGCGGCGAATAAAGGCCTCAGGGCCCTGCTGAAAAAACGGGGAGAGGAAGAGGGGATCAAGGTGCAGTATCCATCCCTGACCCTTTGCACCGACAACGCCGCCATGATTGGCAGTGTAGCCTATTACCAGTATATAAGCGGTGAGCGCTCCCCAATGAGCTTAAACGGGGTTCCAAACCTTAAAATAAAAGAATAA
- a CDS encoding anti-sigma factor family protein, which translates to MDCRSCEKHINDYLDGELSNREEKKLQKHMKTCEACKMALDQYRYMWDQLGELETFTPGENFEAGILSKLEAYGAPEDRGVRSGLWGNPDTRRKASALRGVRETREDRSALRGARETRGDRSALRGDRETRENYGLQQRDPVKDGILIIGYFITLFVVLSVLRNQVFQHVDWISGILVTARVFRDVFDGMIFRGLLSLMVVYPIRILHWARVNFSQLSVEGRMLYSVVLLNLLLIGTFSHILLHKMARGGKKRKAKGGNGDEIQRSES; encoded by the coding sequence ATGGACTGCAGAAGCTGTGAAAAACATATAAACGATTATCTAGACGGCGAACTGTCAAACCGGGAAGAAAAAAAGCTACAAAAACATATGAAAACCTGTGAAGCCTGCAAAATGGCTTTGGATCAATACCGCTATATGTGGGATCAGCTAGGGGAGCTTGAAACCTTTACCCCCGGGGAGAACTTTGAAGCCGGGATTCTTTCAAAGCTGGAAGCCTACGGTGCCCCAGAAGACCGAGGAGTACGCAGCGGATTGTGGGGAAACCCGGATACCCGAAGAAAGGCCAGCGCATTGCGGGGTGTCCGAGAGACCCGAGAAGATCGTAGCGCATTGCGGGGTGCCCGAGAGACCCGAGGAGATCGTAGCGCACTCCGGGGTGACCGAGAGACCCGAGAGAATTACGGCCTACAGCAGCGGGACCCTGTAAAGGACGGCATACTGATCATCGGCTACTTCATCACCCTGTTTGTGGTGCTCAGCGTTCTGAGAAACCAGGTATTCCAGCATGTGGACTGGATTTCCGGGATTTTGGTGACGGCCCGGGTGTTTCGGGACGTGTTTGACGGCATGATTTTTCGGGGACTGCTGTCACTGATGGTGGTCTATCCCATACGGATTCTTCATTGGGCCAGGGTGAACTTCAGTCAGCTGTCTGTAGAAGGGCGGATGCTGTACTCGGTGGTCCTGTTAAATCTTTTATTGATCGGTACCTTCAGTCACATTCTGTTGCATAAAATGGCCAGGGGCGGGAAAAAACGAAAAGCAAAAGGAGGAAACGGGGATGAAATTCAACGAAGCGAATCCTAA
- a CDS encoding RNA polymerase sigma factor — MEGWEKNIIDRILQGDAHLYGEIINAYKSAVFSMCYRMVYQRQEAEDLSQEVFLKAYRSLGKYNREMKFSTWILSITRNTCIDYLRKARGDRVPLEEGIKTREVPISAEEAYLYKEQKREIEEAIRSLPEEYRLLILLYHQQGLSYKEIANVENLPMSLVKNRLHRGRKMLKEKLGPVKKEGSPWTAEAVKNI; from the coding sequence TTGGAAGGCTGGGAAAAAAATATAATAGACCGGATTTTGCAAGGGGATGCCCACCTTTATGGAGAGATTATCAATGCCTACAAAAGTGCGGTGTTTTCCATGTGTTACCGAATGGTGTATCAGCGCCAGGAGGCGGAGGATCTCAGTCAGGAAGTATTTTTGAAAGCCTACCGTAGCCTTGGAAAATACAACCGGGAGATGAAGTTTTCCACTTGGATCCTGAGCATTACCAGAAACACCTGCATCGATTACTTAAGAAAGGCCAGGGGGGATCGGGTGCCCTTAGAAGAGGGGATCAAAACCCGGGAAGTCCCCATCAGTGCTGAAGAGGCTTATCTATATAAAGAGCAGAAGCGGGAGATCGAAGAGGCGATCCGTTCCCTACCCGAGGAGTATCGACTGTTGATTCTCCTGTACCATCAGCAGGGGCTAAGCTACAAAGAAATTGCAAATGTGGAAAATCTACCGATGTCCTTAGTGAAAAATCGCTTGCATCGCGGCCGGAAGATGCTTAAAGAAAAACTAGGTCCCGTGAAAAAGGAGGGGAGCCCATGGACTGCAGAAGCTGTGAAAAACATATAA
- the rimI gene encoding ribosomal protein S18-alanine N-acetyltransferase — MMDREKVPEVVLRQMTLEDVDGVLAIEKASFTTPWSRGAFIKEVTENKLAYYTVAELEGEIAGYAGVWLIVDEGHITNIAVAPKYRGRNLGKKILEKLIQELKNRKILRVTLEVRASNDVAINLYKSYGFIVLGRRPGYYTDNGEDALIMWKDLTREI, encoded by the coding sequence ATGATGGATCGGGAGAAAGTACCGGAAGTGGTGCTTCGACAAATGACCCTGGAGGATGTGGACGGGGTACTGGCCATTGAAAAAGCCTCCTTCACTACTCCCTGGAGCCGCGGCGCCTTTATCAAAGAGGTGACGGAAAACAAACTGGCCTATTACACCGTGGCGGAGCTGGAGGGGGAGATCGCCGGTTACGCCGGGGTCTGGCTGATTGTGGACGAAGGCCATATCACCAATATTGCCGTAGCCCCGAAGTACCGGGGAAGAAATCTGGGAAAAAAAATATTAGAAAAGCTGATACAGGAATTGAAAAACCGAAAGATCCTCCGGGTAACCCTGGAGGTTCGGGCTTCCAACGACGTAGCCATCAATCTCTATAAATCCTACGGATTCATAGTCCTGGGACGAAGACCGGGGTACTACACCGATAACGGGGAAGACGCCTTGATTATGTGGAAAGACCTGACAAGAGAGATCTAA
- the tsaB gene encoding tRNA (adenosine(37)-N6)-threonylcarbamoyltransferase complex dimerization subunit type 1 TsaB: MKIFALDTSSKIATIGILEDGKVLLENTLNDKKTHSENLMPMIEAAFQSVNLTPEDIDVFGVTVGPGAFTGLRIGISAVKGMAEALNKPVVGLSAPEVLAAGIAPTDRIICPIMDAQREQVYAGFFRYRRAENTEHEPQSNCNGATMDQHSGDDSEPRLRALMDTKVIKVRDLIEEAAQLEGKILFLGDGVNLYEKILREGLGEAFEKTLYGHRIPRASMVGALTERKHREGKSHGADRLKPIYLRKSQAEVQFDERQKSLGKEVSE, encoded by the coding sequence ATGAAGATTTTTGCCCTGGATACCTCCTCGAAGATCGCCACCATCGGAATTTTGGAGGATGGGAAAGTGTTGTTGGAAAACACGCTGAACGATAAAAAAACCCACTCGGAGAATTTAATGCCCATGATTGAGGCGGCCTTTCAAAGTGTAAACCTGACCCCGGAAGATATCGATGTTTTCGGGGTAACTGTGGGACCCGGGGCCTTTACCGGCCTTCGAATCGGCATCAGCGCCGTAAAAGGCATGGCGGAGGCCTTAAATAAGCCGGTGGTGGGTCTGTCGGCACCGGAGGTCTTAGCGGCAGGCATTGCCCCGACGGATCGGATCATCTGTCCCATTATGGACGCTCAGCGAGAGCAGGTATACGCCGGCTTTTTTCGCTATCGAAGGGCGGAGAATACGGAGCATGAGCCGCAGTCCAATTGCAACGGGGCTACTATGGATCAACACAGTGGCGACGACAGTGAACCACGCCTACGGGCATTAATGGACACTAAGGTTATAAAAGTCCGGGATCTGATTGAAGAAGCGGCGCAGTTGGAGGGAAAAATTCTTTTCCTGGGGGACGGAGTAAATCTTTATGAAAAGATCCTTCGGGAAGGACTGGGAGAGGCCTTTGAAAAAACTCTTTACGGCCACCGAATCCCCCGAGCCTCCATGGTAGGCGCTTTAACGGAAAGAAAACATCGGGAAGGCAAATCCCATGGAGCGGACCGGTTAAAACCCATTTATCTTCGAAAATCCCAGGCAGAGGTACAGTTTGATGAACGGCAAAAATCTCTGGGAAAAGAGGTATCGGAATGA
- the tsaE gene encoding tRNA (adenosine(37)-N6)-threonylcarbamoyltransferase complex ATPase subunit type 1 TsaE yields MQQIINIEEKNKTFRAELELDQPGLETLAQTFGRLAEAGDIICLTGDLGAGKTTFTKAFALGMEIEEHITSPTFTILQEYQGKIPLYHFDVYRIDDPLELEEIGYEEYFFGKGVTIIEWADMIKDLIPTESLWIEILSEGPTIRKVIIKGRTILHKNWLKELRS; encoded by the coding sequence ATGCAGCAAATCATTAATATAGAAGAAAAAAACAAAACTTTCCGGGCGGAACTGGAACTGGATCAGCCGGGGCTGGAAACTCTGGCACAGACCTTCGGAAGACTTGCAGAAGCCGGGGATATCATCTGCCTTACCGGGGATCTGGGAGCGGGAAAAACCACATTTACCAAGGCCTTCGCCCTGGGTATGGAAATTGAGGAACACATCACCAGTCCCACCTTTACCATCCTTCAGGAGTATCAGGGGAAAATCCCCCTATATCATTTCGATGTCTACCGGATTGATGATCCCCTGGAGCTGGAAGAAATCGGTTATGAGGAATACTTTTTCGGAAAAGGGGTCACCATTATCGAATGGGCGGATATGATTAAGGATCTGATTCCCACGGAGTCTCTCTGGATTGAAATTCTCTCTGAAGGCCCCACCATAAGAAAAGTCATCATCAAAGGTCGGACAATTTTGCATAAAAACTGGCTGAAGGAGTTGAGATCATGA